In Castanea sativa cultivar Marrone di Chiusa Pesio chromosome 6, ASM4071231v1, a single window of DNA contains:
- the LOC142638949 gene encoding transcription factor MYB14-like, translated as MVRTPCCDKSGMKKGTWTPEEDRKLIAYVTKYGCWNWRQLPKFAGLSRCGKSCRLRWMNYLRPNIKRGNYSKEEEETIIKLHESLGNRWSTIASQLPGRTDNEIKNHWHTNLKKRLKQNSIAQEENSSSNNVFPREKSQKRLKGANNSHLHQETVEIIDSSMLSPQQSSSEFSSITTDTAVAIITNMVVDDNVTSLEAYAETNDNFWTEPFLADNSYIPSDFQAPLLDTEVLSPLFDEFLCPYGLYKEHEGFDLCF; from the exons ATGGTGAGGACTCCTTGCTGTGATAAAAGTGGAATGAAGAAAGGTACATGGACACCAGAGGAAGACAGAAAGCTAATAGCTTATGTTACTAAGTATGGCTGCTGGAATTGGCGTCAGCTTCCCAAGTTTGCTG gtTTATCAAGGTGTGGGAAGAGTTGCAGACTTCGGTGGATGAATTATTTAAGGCCAAATATCAAAAGAGGGAACTAtagcaaagaagaagaggaaactATCATCAAATTACATGAATCTTTGGGGAATAG ATGGTCTACAATTGCTTCTCAGCTGCCAGGAAGAACAGATAATGAGATAAAAAACCACTGGCACACCAACCTCAAAAAACGCTTGAAACAGAACTCAATCGCACAAGAAGAAAACTCTAGCTCAAACAATGTTTTCCCACGAGAGAAAAGCCAGAAGAGACTAAAAGGGGCAAATAATTCTCATCTGCATCAAGAAACTGTCGAAATTATTGATAGCTCTATGTTATCCCCACAACAATCCTCAAGTGAATTCTCGTCCATCACCACAGATACTGCAGTTGCAATTATTACAAACATGGTCGTGGATGATAATGTTACTTCCTTAGAAGCATATGCAGAAACGAATGACAATTTCTGGACAGAGCCATTTTTGGCAGATAATTCCTACATCCCGAGTGACTTCCAGGCACCATTACTGGACACTGAAGTTTTATCTCCATTATTTGATGAGTTCTTGTGCCCATATGGATTGTacaaggaacatgagggctttgatttatgtttttaa